A single genomic interval of Sulfurovum sp. TSL6 harbors:
- a CDS encoding fibronectin type III domain-containing protein produces the protein MKKSILILWAVALITFNGCGAVKGLMTYGTDSSLDTIEQVHVLPRMNSVGFEWEKINDHRIHGVNIYRSDASQETQGFRRIGTVGNRYATHFVDTHVNADSTYRYTFSTFSFGKESRRSEPIEVNTLPPFSAVSFVKAYRVAPSVVKLLWKPHADPSISTYIVERSVDGSEWEFISQVQGQLMAEYIDTFIRIGHTYSYRIIAQSYDKIRAYPSHATKITL, from the coding sequence ATGAAAAAATCGATCCTCATACTCTGGGCAGTCGCTTTAATAACCTTTAACGGGTGCGGTGCTGTTAAAGGATTGATGACCTACGGTACAGACTCTTCATTAGATACTATCGAACAAGTACATGTTTTACCTAGGATGAATTCCGTAGGATTTGAGTGGGAAAAGATAAATGACCATCGTATACATGGTGTCAATATTTACAGAAGTGATGCTTCGCAAGAAACACAAGGTTTTAGACGTATAGGTACTGTAGGGAACCGTTATGCAACACACTTTGTGGACACGCATGTCAATGCAGACAGTACCTATCGTTATACATTCAGTACCTTTTCTTTTGGGAAAGAGTCTAGACGCAGTGAGCCGATAGAAGTAAACACATTGCCTCCATTTTCGGCAGTCTCGTTCGTGAAAGCCTATAGGGTGGCACCATCTGTGGTGAAACTTCTGTGGAAACCGCATGCAGATCCAAGTATCAGTACCTATATCGTAGAACGATCAGTAGATGGTTCTGAATGGGAGTTTATCTCACAGGTACAAGGCCAATTGATGGCTGAATACATTGATACATTCATAAGAATCGGACATACATACAGCTATCGGATCATTGCACAAAGTTATGACAAAATACGTGCTTATCCCAGCCACGCAACAAAAATTACATTATAA
- the trmB gene encoding tRNA (guanosine(46)-N7)-methyltransferase TrmB: protein MPHLKVTPFDTSIIEQQIKRSPMMTFCAAAMNRNDMLIGIEHEGEEFLLQLKPDENAYLLKYDKVTRPLKVNLLKVALESVSKELNLEVLSSNIAISNTKSPLSSEHFKKIEDFEHITYPKEKISVEVGFGSGRHLLHQAKKNPDTLFIGLEIHTPSAQQVLKQIELQELDNIWVVNYDARLFLEMLPSNVCEQIFVHFPVPWDKKPHRRVISPSFLDESMRVLRKGGRLELRTDSDKYFWYALETFFSVPKVEVEVRKNEALDVTSKYEARWLRQEKDIYDVYVKCTQESAPRLLTVDFNFNDVKYTPRIEERLPKKALVFEGYFIHFERVYKISEESILIKCAFGSFDRPEHKYILLEKESCRYFVSPPVKTTVNFQAHQKLAEQMMLGKGE from the coding sequence ATGCCACACTTAAAAGTTACCCCCTTTGATACGTCCATAATAGAACAACAGATCAAAAGAAGTCCTATGATGACTTTTTGCGCCGCTGCAATGAACCGTAATGATATGCTCATTGGTATTGAACATGAAGGAGAAGAATTTTTACTTCAACTTAAACCGGATGAAAATGCTTACTTACTCAAATATGACAAAGTGACCAGACCTCTTAAAGTGAATCTGCTTAAAGTAGCATTGGAGAGTGTTTCAAAAGAGTTGAACCTGGAGGTACTCTCTTCAAATATCGCTATATCAAATACAAAAAGTCCACTCTCATCAGAACACTTTAAAAAGATAGAAGATTTTGAACATATCACCTATCCTAAAGAGAAGATCTCTGTTGAGGTAGGATTTGGGAGTGGAAGACATTTGCTTCATCAGGCAAAAAAGAACCCTGATACGCTTTTTATAGGGTTAGAGATCCATACACCTTCTGCACAACAGGTCCTCAAGCAGATAGAACTTCAAGAGCTTGACAATATCTGGGTCGTGAATTACGATGCAAGACTCTTCTTGGAAATGTTACCTTCAAATGTCTGTGAACAGATCTTTGTGCATTTCCCTGTACCTTGGGACAAGAAACCTCACAGAAGGGTGATCAGCCCCAGTTTTTTAGATGAGTCTATGAGAGTCTTAAGAAAAGGCGGACGTTTGGAGCTTCGTACAGACAGTGACAAATACTTTTGGTATGCGTTGGAAACTTTCTTTTCTGTACCTAAGGTTGAAGTAGAAGTACGTAAAAATGAAGCCTTGGATGTAACAAGTAAGTATGAAGCAAGATGGCTTAGACAGGAAAAAGATATCTATGATGTGTATGTCAAATGTACGCAGGAATCTGCACCTAGATTATTGACTGTAGATTTTAATTTTAATGATGTAAAATATACACCACGCATAGAAGAGCGTTTACCGAAAAAAGCATTGGTTTTTGAAGGGTATTTTATACACTTTGAACGGGTGTATAAAATATCTGAAGAGAGCATACTTATAAAATGTGCTTTTGGAAGTTTTGATAGACCGGAACATAAATATATTTTATTAGAAAAAGAGAGTTGTAGATATTTTGTCTCTCCGCCTGTGAAGACGACAGTCAACTTTCAAGCACATCAAAAACTAGCTGAGCAGATGATGCTCGGTAAAGGGGAGTAG